The Stieleria maiorica genome includes the window GTGACCGGATACACCTACCACACCGTTCCGGTTGCTATCCACGCATGGCTGTCCAACCCGAAAGACTTTCGCAAGGCGGTGACAAGCATCATCGAGTGCGGTGGCGACGCGGACACGACCGCCGCGATCGTCGGTAGCATCGTGGGCGCTGGTGTCGGGCGAGCAGGCATCCCAGGCGAATGGCTCGACGGCATTTGGGATTGGCCACGCAGTGTTTCTTGGATGCGGCGACTCGGTGACGCTCTGGCTAACTCGCTCGCTGGTGACCATTTGGTGAATTCGCCCACCGTCAATCCAGTCGTAGTGCCTTTCCGCAATCTGCTGTTCCTATTCGTCGTTCTCTTTCACGGCTTCCGCCGACTTGCTCCACCTTACTGATGTCTATCGACCGCGACACGATCGAGAAGAATCTGCGACTGCATGTCGATCGGCTTGCGGGATTGATCGGTCCGCGCACCTTAAGCAAGCCGAAAACGATTCAGGCCACGATCGGGTACGTCGAAAGTCAGTGGTCCGGGATGGGATACAGTCATTCGCGGGAATGCTACGACGCCATGGGCGATGAGGCGACTAACTTGATCGTCGAGCGTCCTGGTACCAAACGAGCCGATGAGATCGTTTTGCTCGGCGCCCACTACGACACTGTCTTCAGCACACCTGGTGCCGATGACAATGCCTCCGCCGTCGCGGTATTGATCGAAGTCAGCCGATTACTGCGCGAGCACAGTGGAAAGCGGACCGTCCGATTCGTCGCGTTCGCTTGCGAGGAGCCGCCCTATTTCAACATGGATTCCATGGGCAGCCAGCACCACGCCCGCCTCTCACGCGAGCGCGGCGACAACATCATTGGAATGCTGTGCCTGGAGATGGTCGGTTACTACAGTCTGACGAGAGGCTCGCAGACGGTTCCGCCGGGAATTCCCAAATGGATGCACCGATTCTTTCCACAACGTGGCAACTTTCTGGCAGCCGTCGGCAACATGCCATCCTGGAAGTTGTGCTGGAGATTCCGGCGAGGATTCAAACGCGGCACGCGCCGCATGCCGCTGTTCTCGATCTGCTTACCCGAAAAGATCCACGAGATCCGTCTCAGCGACAACAGCTCATTCTGGGACCAAGGCTATCCCGCCCTGATGCTCACCGACACCAGCTTCTTGCGCAATCCAAACTATCACCAAGCCACCGACACACCAGACACGCTCGACTATCCCAGGATGACCGAAGTCACCCTCGGCGTCGCATCTGCGATGCGCAAACTGCTCGGCTAAACCTCAACGACAATACCGTTGTTCTTGAGTTTGCCTGCGAGATCACAACATGTGCAGTTGATGAACTGGGTCGCACCGCGGGTGAACATTCCGTAGTTGCTAATTCCCTTCTCGTCATGCAGATGCCCGAAGGCGTGAATACGTGGTTGGATTCGTTCGTCGACATGCCGGCGAAGGGCGGCACAGCCGACTTGAACAATTGCGTGTGACTCGATGTCGTGCGTCAGATCGAGGACACCCTTGGGCGGCCCATGCGTAATGAGAATGGCGATGTCGTCGGGAATTGACTGCCGAACAAGATCCAGCTTGCCACGTTTCTTCATGTAAGCCCAATCATGAAACCGTGGCGTGCAAGGCGATCCGAAGATCTTCAATCCATGACACGCCATCTGATCATGGATCAGGAAGTGAACTGCCGGGTAGTCTTCCGCTCGGATCAAACCTTGTTCGACCGCCGTTGAATGGTTGCCTGGAACGAACACCTTGGTTGCGATTTCCAACGTGGAATACCAATCGAAGAACCGCCTTGCTTCGGGTTCATTCATCCAAGCATTACCATGAGTCGCTTCGTCTCCGCAATGAATGACCAGGTCGACATCGGGTACTTGCAGGCCAAGATGTTCGTTGTGGGTGTCTGAAATAAACCAAATCTTCATTTGGAGGCATTCTCGTCATCGATGCGATAGAGGAACGCGTTGCCGACTTTTTTGAAGGGAATGTTCCCTGCGTCTCGTTGATGAGCAAGCTCGCAAGTCGTCCATCCAAAACGTTTCCGGACCTCCTCACTGCGAAGCCAGCTTTCTGTGGTTATTTGATTGAGTCGTGGGACCACTTCTCTGTTCCAATAGCTTGCTCGGCCGATCAGTGATCTGTCCACGTCAGGCAAAGCCATCCATTCGGACGATCGCGTCTTGCTCTCTTCGACGTCGAATCCTTGATATGCATCGTCAACGAAGAGCCACTTGTGGTGATAGATGTACGGATCTAAAGGCGGCTTTCGCATGCTGATTGATCCGTCCTCCCGGACTAGTAGCTGTTTTCCAACAATCGGCTCATGAACAGTGTCGAAGTCAGGCGACTGTGTAAACGTGATTGCGTGCGTATTCAAGTTTAGCTTCACGACTGTGTAGCCAAAGTCCGTTGGCAAGCTTCGCTTGGCACTCTCAAGTTCGTTACCTATCACCGACTCAAAATCTCGATGGAGATATACGTTGCCACCGATCTCTTTTCCCACGCCAAACTTAATTGACCGCCTTGGCAGCTTCACTTTTGATTCCGCTGGTGACATAACTATGACCTTTTTCGGATCAGCCGGTGACCACGGTGAGTGAAGCCAAGAAAACTAAGTGTTGACTGCCATTGAAGTCTTGATTGAAGGTCGTTGTGACCTTCCAGCACTCCGTGCTTCAGTTCTTGCTTGGAAAGGCGCTCAAACTTCGCCCGGAACGGGTAGTCAGCTGGCACCATGCAATCCTTCAGATCGAGTAGTAGCGGATCTTTAGCAGCAGCGTACTCAAAATAGTCAAGCCGCAGTGTCCGCAAAGCTACTTTGACGGTTGCCGTCAGAGGAGGATGGGCTTCGTAATCAAATGAGCCACATGACAAGTAAGAGATTTTTCCGGAAAAGCGATGCAACTTCACTATATTCATGTCGTCCAAGGAACCCACATAAGCCCGTGCACAACCTTCGTAGATACGGAGAATCGGAGAAAGGGACGGAACAGCATTGCGATGAACCCACAGAGCATTTGACGTCAGTCTACCGACAGCGGAATTGACGCAAGCCGCATCGATGGCGGTTGCATCACCCGTTTCGAAGAGAATCGCATCCGCGCTGTCACAGGCGTTCTTGTATGAACCGAAGAATGCCTTGATGTCCCTTTGTGTCCGCTTTGGCAGCCGCGAAAACGGTGGTCGGTTCGCAAATTTTGCCAAAGCAATGTACACAGTCAAATCTTCGACACGAGCGACGTGGATCGATTCCCAGTCTTCCTCGCCAGTAACTTTCTTAATGAGGGCGAACGCTCGCTTCAACGAGCCAAAGGCATCAACAATCTCAGAGGTCAACTCGAATTCATCCTCCGCTGGCAATCGCCCGAGCGACAAGACACACTCAACAAGCGGTTCAAGAATTGCTTTGTGCTCTTCGAAACGAACCTCTGCGATTCGTTTACGCGGTGCTGTAATCGACCGGCGAACTCTATCGGACAGGAACTGGGTCTTAAGCTCTTCGTCCCGAAAAACGTAGAAGACCCCTGGTGCAGCCGGATATGCTTCCGAGCCGAGTGACTCTTCTATGTACTCTCGGAGTTCCGCTTGCGTGAAGTACTTCTGAAAGGTCCCAATTGACGTGACGAGCCCGTCACCAAATTCGACTTCTCGACCGCTGGACTCCCCCATCACGACTCGGGCAGCGACACAGAGGACGCGATCCGCGATAGCCCATGCTTTCTGGAGCGTCAACCTTCGTTCCTCAACGTCTTCGATCACGTTGATCACGTAACCGATATTCACTATATCTGACGGTTGAGGATCTACGTTAGGGCGGAATTTTGGATCGAAACCGTCGCATGCCACTCCATCTTCGCGAAGAGCTGCGAGATCATCACCGTGTCCGCAGCCGTAGTCGAAGAAACTACGCTCTGGCGTGATCATGCGGTCTCGCCAAAGGCACTTGAGCGGACGAGAATAGTCCGACCGTTTGATAGCGGCTTTGTGACGCTTGATACGCGGGGTTGTGGGTGGAGATCGCATAAACCGCTAGGATACAGGACTCCGCAAGCCAGGAAAGCCGAACAGTACCGCTTCTCATGAACGATTCAGCCAAACTCCCAAACCGATCATCGCAACTAATCTACCTCGATCACTGTTCAACAACACCACTCGATCCAAATGTACTGGATGCGATGCTTCCATTCCTGCGAGAGTCATTCGGGAATCCGGGAACTCCCCACCCATCAGTAGGCGGTGTTGTGCAGCGTGCAGTTCGGGAAGCACGCGAGGAAACTGCTCAGCTCGTCAATTGCAGACCAAACGAGTTGATATGGACCAGCGGCGCGACCGAGGCCAACAATCTCGCCATTCTCGGGCTCGCAGAGCAGACGCCTGAAGGACGGCGACACATCGTTACTCAAGTGACAGAGCATTCGGCAGTATTGGAACCATGCCGTCACTTGGAGTCTAAAGGCTGGGAAGTAACTTATTTGTCTGTGGATGAATTGGGGTTGATCGATCTTCAGCAACTCGAAAACGCGATCACCGATGCCACATCATTGGTGTCGATCATGTGGGGCAACAACGAAATTGGCACGATTCAACCCGTGGCCGATATCGCGAGACTTTGCGCTGCTCGCGGCATTCTGTTTCATTGCGACGCAGCACAGGCAGTTGGAAAGATTGTGGTCGACCTAGAAGCAGTCGCGATTTCGATGCTCACGTTTTCGGCTCATAAGCTTTACGGACCGAAAGGCGTAGGTGTCCTCTTTGTACGCGACCTGAACAAGCAACAGATGATTTCACCACGCCAGTTCGGTGGCGGCCAGGAGAAATCACTTCGTGCTGGAACACTAAATGTGCCGTGCATTGTTGGATTGGGGGCAGCTTGCAAACTTGCCGCTGCACATCAACAGCGTTGGCACGACAAAGTTGTAGCGCTCCGAAATCGATTTGAGTCGATACTTCTCGATCGTCTCCAACATATCTCGATCAATGGTGACAGAGATAATCGATTGCCGCATATCAGTAACATTGCGTTCTACGAAACGGATGACGAAGGGTTACTGACAATGCTGCCGGAAATTGTTGCCAGTACTGGCTCTGCTTGCCACGTATCCGATTTCGCACCGAGCCATGTCCTAGATGCGTTGCCGGTAGATCCCAAGCCGACTGAGTGTTCCCTGCGATTCGGTTTCGGAAAAGGGAACACTGAGCAAGAAACTCGCTCGGCGGCAGATGCAATCTGCCGTGCTGTCGAGCATTTCCGAGCAAGCTTATAAGAATCCACGTATTAGGTGAGCAGGAACTCCCGATGCATCTGCAAATATCGTTCGGTCTCCAACGTCGGCTTAGTTAGCAAACGCATGTCAGTGGCGATCCCGAGGGCCGTCTGCTCGTGTTCGGGCAAACTATTGCTAAGCATGATTTCGCCGTTAGTGTTGAACGAAATAAGGTGTGAATCGAAAAGTGCATCAAGCGTCGCAACAAGTGGCAGTCCATTATTTGGGTCGAGACGCTCGGCGTCACTGCAATCTCGCCATGGTTTAATATGTGACGCCCTAACAGCGAATCTCGTCCCGGTCACTGCACACCGGTTGCTCCATAGTAACAGAACACCACTTCGAAATTGCCCCTGTCCCACGCGAGCGAGCACCAGCTGCTCTTTCTCGGTTGGCGTTTGCTCGCCGCCAAGTATTTCGGATACATCGTCGTCCAATTCTGAAGAACGGTCAGAATTACCCTTTAGTTCGTTGCCCGTTTCCAGCCATTCAATGAGTCCATACGTTGCTGGCGACGCTCTATAGAATCGCTTGTCAGGACTTGAATGTCCAATATCGACATGAGGTATTGTCAAAAGTCGTGTTCTTGAGCGAATGAAAAAGGTGGCGCATCCTGTTGGAACTTCAACCCTCCAACGGCCCGAAGTGGGCAAAGGAATACGCCATGAACAAGACTATGACAGACAGGCTCGACGTGCCAGTAGACGAATCGAACGTCGTTTCTTTTCCATCGCAGGTGGACCAGAAAAGCCCGCTAGACGAACTCGTCCGAGAGGGGGCCAGACGGATGCTGCAGTCCGCGATTGACGCCGAGGTCGAAGCATTCATCGACCAACATGATGATCGACGTGACGAGCAGGGAAGACGCCTGGTTGTCAAGAATGGAAGCCTTCCAGAGCGAGAGATCCTGACCGGCGCTGGAGCCATTCCGGTGAAGCAGGGACGCGTTCGGGACAACACGAAAGACCCTGATAGGCGAGTCGTCTTCTCCCCCAGCGTGCTGCCAGCCTATCTTCGCAAGACTGAGGCAATCGAAGAACTGATTCCTTGGCTTTACCTCAAAGGAATCTCCACGGGTGACTTCGCCGAAGCTTTGCAGTCGCTTGTCGGCGAAGGGGCTCGTGGGCTCAGCGCGAACGTTGTTGTTCGACTCAAAGATCAGTGGTGCGATGAGTACGACCAATGGAGCAAGCGGGATCTGTCCGGCAAGCACTACGTCTACATCTGGGCCGACGGCATTTACGCGAAGGTCCGGCTTGAGGATGACGCCAACAAAAAGCAGTGTTTATTGGTGATAATGGGTGCAACGGCCGACGGGAAGAAAGAGCTAATCGCTGTGCTCGACGGTTACCGCGAAAGCGAACAAAGCTGGAGTGAACTGCTCTTGGACTTGAAACAACGCGGTTTGACAAAAGCGCCCAAGCTGGCGATCGGCGACGGTGCACTTGGATTCTGGAAGGCGCTTCGGAAGGTCTTTCCGCAGACCCGTGAGCAACGTTGTTGGGTCCACAAGACAGCAAACGTTTTGAACAAGATGCCCAAGAGCGTTCAGCCAAAGGCCAAGCAATCGCTCCATGAAATCTGGCAAGCAGAGACAAGATCTGATGCGGAGAAAGCGTTCGATGAATTCCTTGAAAAGTTCGAGGCCAAGTACTCGCCGGCGTGTGAGTGCTTAAAGAAAGATCGTGACGTCCTTCTGACGTTCTACGACTTTCCGGCCGAGCACTGGAGTCACCTTCGCACAACGAACCCGATCGAGTCCACCTTCGCCACGATCCGCCTGCGTCACCGGAGGACGAAGGGCAACGGAACTCGACGTGCGAGTCTGGCAATGATGTTCAAACTCGCGCAGTCCGCGTCCAAGAAATGGAGACGACTCAACAGCCACGACAAGATCATTTACGTCATCGAAGGACGGCCCTTCAAAGACGGAATCATGCAGGAGCAAGTCGCCGCCTGATCATTTTTCAAAACACAACAATTGACAATTGCTCTATCGACATTGCTGGATCTGCGACTGAGTTGGATTGCAAGGGCGTTTTCAGGTTCTTGGGCCCCGAATTTGTAATACCCCTTGTCTACAATGTGGCGACACAAGGATGACACATGCGTCGGAACGCCCTTCTCGCGTAGAGCTTTTTCAGCAGCTTCATGAATAAACATGCGTCTTACAATTGACAGATTAAACAGCCGTCCTCGCGACCGGGATCGTCTTCAAATTCGACGTCCGTGAGAATCTGAACGAGTTTGGGAGATTTTCGCTTCTTGGCCTTCTTCTCTTCCCATTGTCGCTCAATTTCAGCCATTCGTTCCGGCTGCTCCAGTTCTTCAAGTGTCTCGTCACCGCACCAGTAAAATGCGTTGCCATCCTTGTTGTACTTCAGCTGGTCGAACTCGTAAGCCTTGGCTTGCTCGAACAAGTCTGGATAAGTCTGCTTCAAACGAACCCATTCAATTTTCTGCTGATAGAAACAGAAGAAGCAGCCAGAACGGGTTCGTCCCCAGTCGGTGTACTTCGGCAATCCCAAGCCTGATTCTTCTAAGATGCGAATCACATCCTCGTAGACAAGGCCGTCTTCGCGGAAAGGGTACACAGTCGTGATGTTTGGCTTTGCGCTGATGTACCCTGAGCGACTTTCGTCTGCACGTAACCCGATGTAGTTCACAACCGGGTCATCACCAATCCACTTTTCAAACGGCTTCAGCTTCAGGTTCTTGGTACACCATCGCCGCATATTCGACGGGATCATCCCGCGATATACCTTCAACCAGTGATCAAAACCACGATCTGGATTGCTTTTGAGAATTGGCTTTCCAAGGATCGCTTCTAGACGGTCAAGATACTCATACGTTTCGTCCAATTCCTTGAACGTATCGTGGAAGATGTACTCCATCTCCGGCACGCGATCACGCATGTAGATCGCGAGAGCCGCGCTGTCCTTGCCACCCGACAAGCTAAGAATGTGTCGTGTTTCTTTCATCAGGCTACTCTTCGTTGATTGCTAGCACAACGGAAAATTTTTTATTTAATTTGTCCCGAGAAATTGGCTCGCCATGTGATATGCCAAAATGAGAAATTGCGTTCGACGAATTCCCTACCAAAATCTTCAGCGCAGTTACATTTGTCTTTACTGATTCAGTGACAACTACCTTCTCGGGGATAACGATTGGTGATTTGTGGAGCTGAAAAAAGCAAGATTGTAATTCGCTCATTGCAGCTGCAACTGAAGTCATTACTGCAACCGCATCACGCAAGTGCGATAATGCATCATACTTGAGGACCACGACGCGGTTCTGCCGTGAATGAAATGCAATCGCTCCAATATTGTATTCAGTCCCGAATTCGGCTAAGGCACCGCCCACATTCGCGAAGAGCCTAATCCTGACGTCGCGATGCAGCGGTGGCTGCACTTCCAAACCGACGCGACTGTGATGCGAGAAACATGCCTGCTGCAATTCGAGTGCTCGTGACATTTGCAAACGACAGTCATGTCGATAGCCACGTTCCTGAAAAACATTTCGTATCGCGCCATGAGGTACGGAAATCAATTGCTGCGGAAACCAATCAATTGCCAACCATTCTGCGTCGATTTGGATCAATCCAGTTGTGAGCTTGCTAGATGGTTGATGAGTCGCGATGCGAAACGCTCCGGGTACCAGCAAAATTGAATCGAGCCGATCACGTATCCGTGCATCTCTTGGTTTTACGTTACGTGCTCGCCAAATATGATTTGGAACATACTGCAAGTCACATGACGCATTCACAACCGCAAATAGAAGGCATTCTCTGCTATGAAAAAAAACGTCCCCCAATTGCACGAACGGTAAGTTTTCTTCCGCGTCATCGACCATCCCCAGCGTTTGAAGGACGTTCTTATAACCATCTTCGGCCGGGACGTCACTCATCACTCCCCCCGTCAGTGCTCTCGTTTTCCCAAGGATGTTCGCCCCAAGGATTTGTGATGGGTTCCACTAGCGACGCCGCATATAACTCCTTCAATGAATCTGAAGGATCAGAGGCTACCGGTAGAAACTCTGTGAATCGCAATTGGTCGAGCTTTCTAAGGCTTCCGGCAACATCCTGAGTGGCAAATACCTGATGAACTAGATGAGATCCAAAGAGCCTTCGTATGTAGTCGCCAAGTGGGTGGCCTTCGTCAGACAATGTGAGTTCACAAAGTATGGCATAATCTTGTAGTGGGAGCGTCCGCAGTACATTCATGAATCGACGTATCGCCTGGCCAACTACAGGATTATCTGGTAGCTCGTCGCGTTCCAACTCTTCGATGTTGCCGCCAAGTGTTGCCTCCAATGCGTCTATAAGGTCGTGAATAGTGTGACAAACTTCGGAATTCTCGGGAACAAAAAGTAGCGTCCGATAGACGGTCTCCGAATTAACCAGTTCGCGCTTGGGGAGATATCGAAAGAATCCTCGCAGGAGTCTAGTCTCCCGGCGAAAGTTCTCTTCGTCCTGCTCAGCGTCTGGTTTGTCAGACATAAGAACGATGAAAGCACGATGGGCCTTATAGATGTCTCTGGCAACAGCCTTGGACTCGTTCTTTCCATCTTTGAGATTGTAGTCTAGGAAGACGACACTTAGCTCATTCACCCCTTCTAGTTCCTTCTTCGAAGCAAACCTTTCTACGCTGACTCCAGGGAACTTTTTAATTCCTTCCACAATCGCATCGAGGTCCGCACGTCGACGTTTGAAGTCGGCAAATAAGCTCTCCAACTCGACCTGGATTTCCTTAAACTGATTCTGCGATTCAAACAAGGCAGCGACCTGACTGTCAGTGATGGCGGACGGGTCGTGCGCAGCAATACCAGTTGTGTCGAGCAGTCGCCCGCTCAACTCATCATGTTCGCCCGCTGCCTCACAAAAAATCTCTAGATCAGAAAGCTCAACAGAATCACGATCTGGTGCAGCGAACGCGTCATCAACGACTCCGATACGCAAACCCGGTTTGCCATTAGCCGATTCTAAATCACTCACGCTTTCATTCCCGAAAAGTCAACAAGAAAAGTGGTCAATCGTCCATTCTCATTTACGTTCTCTTCAGACAGCGTGATTGTGCCCCCGTACAGCTCCAAGAGTTCCCGAGCGATGAACAGCCCAAGACCTTTGCCTTCGCCACTTTTTTTTAGCGTATAGAACTCCCTAAAGACACGTTCTCGATTTTCTGGTGCGATGCCTGGCCCATTGTCGAAAAACTTGAACGTTCCATCTTGAGCGTTTACGATAATCTCGATTTTTCGCCGTTCATCGACAATATCGTGCTTGCGCCGTTTTGCCGTGAGCCAATAAAACGAATTGTCCAGTAAGTTATGGAGGACCTGAATAACACACGCCTTGACGGTCTTCAAATTAATCGGACGATTGGGATGAAACTGTACAGACAATTCTACTCCGTGTCGCTTAGCCTTGCCTTCATATGCGCCGACGGCAAGTCGTATGCAATCTCTTAAGTCGAACTCTTCTTTGCGATTGCGCTTGGGGCCAAGTTGAGGGTCGAGATTCTGTAATCGTTTTTGCAATGACACGAGTTGAATTTCAGCAGCCTCTCGAAGCGAATCGGCGTCCTTGCCCTTCTGAATTCCG containing:
- a CDS encoding M28 family peptidase codes for the protein MSIDRDTIEKNLRLHVDRLAGLIGPRTLSKPKTIQATIGYVESQWSGMGYSHSRECYDAMGDEATNLIVERPGTKRADEIVLLGAHYDTVFSTPGADDNASAVAVLIEVSRLLREHSGKRTVRFVAFACEEPPYFNMDSMGSQHHARLSRERGDNIIGMLCLEMVGYYSLTRGSQTVPPGIPKWMHRFFPQRGNFLAAVGNMPSWKLCWRFRRGFKRGTRRMPLFSICLPEKIHEIRLSDNSSFWDQGYPALMLTDTSFLRNPNYHQATDTPDTLDYPRMTEVTLGVASAMRKLLG
- a CDS encoding metallophosphoesterase; the protein is MKIWFISDTHNEHLGLQVPDVDLVIHCGDEATHGNAWMNEPEARRFFDWYSTLEIATKVFVPGNHSTAVEQGLIRAEDYPAVHFLIHDQMACHGLKIFGSPCTPRFHDWAYMKKRGKLDLVRQSIPDDIAILITHGPPKGVLDLTHDIESHAIVQVGCAALRRHVDERIQPRIHAFGHLHDEKGISNYGMFTRGATQFINCTCCDLAGKLKNNGIVVEV
- a CDS encoding DNA phosphorothioation-associated putative methyltransferase, with protein sequence MRSPPTTPRIKRHKAAIKRSDYSRPLKCLWRDRMITPERSFFDYGCGHGDDLAALREDGVACDGFDPKFRPNVDPQPSDIVNIGYVINVIEDVEERRLTLQKAWAIADRVLCVAARVVMGESSGREVEFGDGLVTSIGTFQKYFTQAELREYIEESLGSEAYPAAPGVFYVFRDEELKTQFLSDRVRRSITAPRKRIAEVRFEEHKAILEPLVECVLSLGRLPAEDEFELTSEIVDAFGSLKRAFALIKKVTGEEDWESIHVARVEDLTVYIALAKFANRPPFSRLPKRTQRDIKAFFGSYKNACDSADAILFETGDATAIDAACVNSAVGRLTSNALWVHRNAVPSLSPILRIYEGCARAYVGSLDDMNIVKLHRFSGKISYLSCGSFDYEAHPPLTATVKVALRTLRLDYFEYAAAKDPLLLDLKDCMVPADYPFRAKFERLSKQELKHGVLEGHNDLQSRLQWQSTLSFLGFTHRGHRLIRKRS
- a CDS encoding cysteine desulfurase family protein — translated: MNDSAKLPNRSSQLIYLDHCSTTPLDPNVLDAMLPFLRESFGNPGTPHPSVGGVVQRAVREAREETAQLVNCRPNELIWTSGATEANNLAILGLAEQTPEGRRHIVTQVTEHSAVLEPCRHLESKGWEVTYLSVDELGLIDLQQLENAITDATSLVSIMWGNNEIGTIQPVADIARLCAARGILFHCDAAQAVGKIVVDLEAVAISMLTFSAHKLYGPKGVGVLFVRDLNKQQMISPRQFGGGQEKSLRAGTLNVPCIVGLGAACKLAAAHQQRWHDKVVALRNRFESILLDRLQHISINGDRDNRLPHISNIAFYETDDEGLLTMLPEIVASTGSACHVSDFAPSHVLDALPVDPKPTECSLRFGFGKGNTEQETRSAADAICRAVEHFRASL
- a CDS encoding HNH endonuclease, translated to MTIPHVDIGHSSPDKRFYRASPATYGLIEWLETGNELKGNSDRSSELDDDVSEILGGEQTPTEKEQLVLARVGQGQFRSGVLLLWSNRCAVTGTRFAVRASHIKPWRDCSDAERLDPNNGLPLVATLDALFDSHLISFNTNGEIMLSNSLPEHEQTALGIATDMRLLTKPTLETERYLQMHREFLLT
- a CDS encoding IS256 family transposase, with the protein product MTDRLDVPVDESNVVSFPSQVDQKSPLDELVREGARRMLQSAIDAEVEAFIDQHDDRRDEQGRRLVVKNGSLPEREILTGAGAIPVKQGRVRDNTKDPDRRVVFSPSVLPAYLRKTEAIEELIPWLYLKGISTGDFAEALQSLVGEGARGLSANVVVRLKDQWCDEYDQWSKRDLSGKHYVYIWADGIYAKVRLEDDANKKQCLLVIMGATADGKKELIAVLDGYRESEQSWSELLLDLKQRGLTKAPKLAIGDGALGFWKALRKVFPQTREQRCWVHKTANVLNKMPKSVQPKAKQSLHEIWQAETRSDAEKAFDEFLEKFEAKYSPACECLKKDRDVLLTFYDFPAEHWSHLRTTNPIESTFATIRLRHRRTKGNGTRRASLAMMFKLAQSASKKWRRLNSHDKIIYVIEGRPFKDGIMQEQVAA
- a CDS encoding HTH domain-containing protein; this encodes MFIHEAAEKALREKGVPTHVSSLCRHIVDKGYYKFGAQEPENALAIQLSRRSSNVDRAIVNCCVLKNDQAATCSCMIPSLKGRPSMT
- a CDS encoding phosphoadenosine phosphosulfate reductase family protein, with the translated sequence MKETRHILSLSGGKDSAALAIYMRDRVPEMEYIFHDTFKELDETYEYLDRLEAILGKPILKSNPDRGFDHWLKVYRGMIPSNMRRWCTKNLKLKPFEKWIGDDPVVNYIGLRADESRSGYISAKPNITTVYPFREDGLVYEDVIRILEESGLGLPKYTDWGRTRSGCFFCFYQQKIEWVRLKQTYPDLFEQAKAYEFDQLKYNKDGNAFYWCGDETLEELEQPERMAEIERQWEEKKAKKRKSPKLVQILTDVEFEDDPGREDGCLICQL